In Kordia antarctica, the following proteins share a genomic window:
- the mrdA gene encoding penicillin-binding protein 2 — protein MRKLLLYLVVISVGIIYTGRLSYLQLFKENVAATNYLNDSAIKTIHAYPERGYVYDRNGKLLVANQPAYDVMVIPNDVRDFDRIEFCKLVGIPAEEFEKKLQKAKDYSWRIPSVFVAQMSKKEYAFLQEKMHRYKGFYIQKRSIRNYQTVVGANVLGSISEVNDADLRRNPAYQSGELIGRTGIEKSYEDELRGTRGVKYLQKDIHNKILGPHMEGRKDTLPVNGKDIQITIDSRLQEYGEKLMINKRGGIVAIEPSTGEILALISAPSYNPNLLVGRQRSKNYSVLHYDSINKPLYDRGLLASYAPGSPFKTLNALVALQEGVVTPQTIYTCRNAYYYGKRKMGCHCGGGRRNIINGVAKSCNAYFANAYRQIISKYDSPREGMNVWSSHMKSFGLGGYFGNDLSTGRPGRIPTGDYYTNSFFKHDKWHVLNTISNAIGQGEVELTPIQLANMTAAIANRGYYYTPHIIKQIDNQPIENKQFTEKKYTTIDTEHFEPVIQGMYDVFSMKKGGTARALNVPGIEICGKTGTSENFVKIDGVLTQLTDHSIFIAFAPKDNPKIAIAVFVENGYYGSRWAGKISSLMIELYLKGEVSLKDMEKLVLEKSLEEEYAKPLSGKPFTINE, from the coding sequence ATGAGGAAACTTTTGTTATACCTTGTTGTCATCTCTGTTGGAATTATCTATACAGGAAGACTCTCGTATCTGCAATTGTTTAAGGAAAATGTAGCTGCCACAAACTACTTAAATGATAGTGCTATTAAAACAATTCATGCATATCCTGAACGTGGTTATGTATATGATAGAAACGGAAAGCTTCTTGTGGCAAATCAGCCAGCGTATGATGTCATGGTCATTCCAAATGATGTAAGAGATTTTGACAGAATTGAGTTTTGTAAATTAGTAGGTATTCCTGCTGAAGAATTTGAAAAAAAATTACAAAAAGCAAAAGACTATTCTTGGCGAATTCCATCAGTGTTTGTAGCACAAATGTCAAAAAAAGAATATGCGTTTCTTCAAGAAAAAATGCATCGCTATAAAGGTTTCTACATTCAAAAACGTTCTATTCGTAATTATCAAACTGTTGTTGGCGCAAATGTTTTAGGTTCTATTAGCGAAGTAAATGATGCTGATTTAAGAAGAAATCCAGCATATCAATCAGGTGAACTCATTGGAAGAACAGGCATTGAAAAATCGTATGAAGACGAATTGCGTGGCACAAGAGGCGTAAAATATCTTCAAAAAGACATTCACAATAAAATACTAGGTCCGCATATGGAAGGTCGTAAAGATACTCTTCCCGTAAACGGAAAAGATATTCAAATTACGATTGATAGTAGGTTACAAGAATACGGCGAAAAGCTAATGATCAATAAACGTGGCGGAATTGTTGCCATTGAGCCGAGCACAGGCGAAATCTTAGCGTTAATTTCTGCGCCAAGCTACAATCCAAATTTATTAGTCGGACGACAACGTTCTAAAAACTATAGTGTATTACATTACGATTCTATCAATAAACCACTCTACGATAGAGGTTTACTAGCTTCGTACGCGCCAGGTTCGCCATTTAAAACATTGAATGCGTTGGTTGCTTTGCAAGAAGGTGTGGTTACGCCTCAAACTATTTACACATGTCGTAACGCCTATTACTACGGGAAAAGAAAAATGGGTTGCCATTGCGGCGGCGGAAGACGAAATATTATTAATGGAGTTGCCAAATCGTGTAATGCGTATTTTGCAAATGCATATCGTCAAATTATTAGTAAATATGATTCGCCACGTGAAGGAATGAATGTTTGGAGCAGTCACATGAAAAGTTTTGGTTTGGGTGGTTATTTTGGGAACGATCTTTCTACAGGTCGCCCAGGGAGAATTCCAACAGGAGATTACTATACAAATAGCTTTTTCAAGCATGATAAATGGCACGTTTTAAATACGATTTCAAATGCAATTGGACAAGGTGAAGTAGAATTAACGCCGATTCAATTAGCAAATATGACAGCTGCAATTGCCAACAGAGGTTATTATTATACGCCACATATTATCAAGCAAATTGATAATCAACCAATTGAAAATAAACAATTTACAGAGAAAAAATATACTACAATTGATACAGAACATTTTGAGCCTGTAATTCAAGGAATGTACGATGTATTCAGCATGAAAAAAGGCGGAACTGCTAGAGCGTTAAATGTTCCTGGTATTGAAATTTGTGGAAAAACAGGAACTTCCGAAAACTTCGTTAAGATTGATGGCGTACTAACACAACTAACCGATCATTCAATATTTATAGCATTTGCACCAAAAGACAATCCTAAAATTGCGATTGCCGTTTTTGTAGAAAATGGGTATTATGGTTCGCGTTGGGCTGGGAAAATTTCTAGTTTAATGATTGAATTATATCTTAAAGGCGAAGTTAGCTTGAAGGATATGGAAAAACTTGTTTTAGAAAAGAGTTTGGAAGAAGAATATGCAAAGCCACTAAGCGGAAAACCATTTACAATTAATGAGTAG
- the mreC gene encoding rod shape-determining protein MreC, producing the protein MQQIINFLIKNKNFILFMLLLFVSLVFTIQSHSYHKSKFINSANWLSGGIYENANDLSSYLSLKSENEILVEENRRLKNILYSKEDSLSTIRFIDSTSYPTDYMLRAAKIIRNSYSNPNNILLIDKGTSDSIATDMGVINSKGIIGVVDRVGGSHATVISILNSISRINAQLKNTSHFGSLSWNGKDPNIVQLEDLEKLAQFKENDTIITGGNSTLFPKGIPIGIVKDFTLNTTENLYVVNVQLFNDMTNLEHVFVIENLHREEIDNLLAPEN; encoded by the coding sequence ATGCAACAGATTATTAATTTTCTGATAAAGAATAAAAACTTTATTCTCTTCATGCTGTTGCTGTTTGTATCGCTTGTTTTTACGATTCAATCACATTCTTATCATAAAAGTAAATTCATCAATTCTGCCAATTGGCTCTCAGGTGGTATTTATGAAAATGCAAATGATCTTTCTTCATATCTATCCTTAAAATCTGAAAATGAAATATTGGTGGAGGAAAATCGTCGGTTGAAAAATATTTTATACAGTAAAGAAGATAGTTTGAGTACAATTCGGTTTATTGATAGTACTTCTTATCCTACTGATTATATGTTACGTGCTGCTAAAATCATAAGAAATAGCTATTCAAATCCAAATAATATCCTTTTGATTGACAAAGGAACTTCCGATAGTATTGCTACGGATATGGGCGTAATTAACTCTAAAGGTATTATTGGCGTTGTAGATCGTGTTGGCGGAAGTCATGCAACAGTTATTAGTATTTTAAATTCTATTTCTAGAATTAACGCACAATTAAAAAATACGTCTCATTTCGGTTCTTTATCGTGGAATGGAAAAGATCCAAATATTGTACAATTAGAAGATTTAGAGAAATTAGCACAATTTAAAGAAAATGACACAATTATTACTGGTGGAAATTCTACCTTATTTCCAAAAGGAATTCCCATTGGAATCGTAAAAGATTTTACATTAAACACCACCGAGAATTTATACGTCGTAAACGTGCAATTATTCAACGACATGACCAATTTGGAACATGTATTTGTAATTGAAAATTTACACCGAGAAGAAATTGATAACTTATTAGCTCCTGAAAATTAA
- the mreD gene encoding rod shape-determining protein MreD has translation MGSVVFWNSLRFVVAVLAQVLICNHIDFLGYINPLVYIYFIFLFPFNVNRSLFLVLAFLLGLTIDMFSDSGGANAAACLVIAYIRPFVLRFAFGISYEHQSIKLANTAFGQRMVYIVILTVIHHFVLFSLEIFNISNIVLILENTLFFSIFTILIITLSISLFSRKKS, from the coding sequence ATGGGTTCTGTTGTATTTTGGAATAGTCTCCGATTTGTCGTCGCGGTATTAGCGCAAGTATTGATATGCAATCATATCGATTTCTTGGGCTACATAAATCCGTTGGTATATATCTATTTTATATTTCTATTTCCTTTCAACGTAAACAGAAGCTTGTTTCTTGTCTTGGCTTTTTTATTAGGACTTACCATAGATATGTTTTCTGATTCAGGTGGCGCAAATGCTGCTGCTTGTTTGGTAATTGCCTACATACGACCTTTTGTATTGCGTTTTGCATTCGGAATTAGTTACGAACATCAATCCATAAAACTTGCAAATACAGCTTTCGGACAACGAATGGTTTACATTGTCATTTTAACAGTAATTCATCATTTCGTTTTATTTTCTTTAGAAATTTTTAACATTTCTAATATAGTTCTCATCCTTGAAAACACGTTATTCTTTAGTATCTTTACAATTCTAATCATCACATTATCAATAAGTTTATTTAGCCGAAAAAAATCATGA
- the rodA gene encoding rod shape-determining protein RodA, which produces MSREVKFVKKIDWLSILLYFLLVGIGWINIYSASVTDASTGFLDMNELYGKQLFFIGTSLLLIILILSVEAKFYERFSSIIYVIGLVSLMGLMVFGKNINGATSWYPIGSFTLQPSEFAKVATVLALAKFLSDIQTNINNFKHQLIAFAIILTPPILIVFQPDPGSAMVYLAFFFVMYREGLPSIYLWIGFLLILLFIITLKIGYVFTIIAALIIGLACIFFFFKKQLKRLRKTTLALTSLVAAIGFILAVNYIFHNVFQQHHRDRFTLVLGLEKDPAKLEKIRKTFGFNTNQSEIAIGSGGLKGKGWQKGTRTKGDFVPEQDTDYIFTTVGEEWGFIGSSLVIFLFVALLLRILHRAEQQKSKFSRVYGYSVAAILFFHFAINIGMVIGLFPTVGIPLPFFSYGGSGLWGFTILLFIFIKLDANRINEW; this is translated from the coding sequence ATGAGTAGAGAAGTAAAATTTGTCAAAAAAATTGACTGGCTTTCTATCCTACTCTACTTTTTGTTAGTTGGAATTGGCTGGATTAATATTTACTCCGCTTCTGTTACAGATGCTTCCACAGGTTTTCTTGACATGAACGAACTGTACGGAAAACAGCTCTTTTTTATTGGTACAAGTCTCTTACTTATTATTCTTATCCTTTCGGTAGAAGCCAAATTTTACGAACGTTTTTCGAGTATTATTTATGTCATCGGACTCGTAAGTTTGATGGGATTGATGGTTTTTGGTAAAAATATAAATGGTGCAACTTCTTGGTATCCAATTGGAAGTTTTACGCTTCAACCTTCAGAATTTGCAAAAGTTGCCACTGTACTTGCGTTGGCAAAATTTCTAAGTGATATTCAGACAAACATTAATAATTTTAAGCATCAACTGATTGCTTTTGCTATTATTTTAACGCCTCCAATACTAATTGTTTTTCAACCAGATCCAGGAAGTGCGATGGTTTATTTGGCGTTCTTCTTTGTGATGTATCGGGAAGGTTTGCCATCTATTTACTTATGGATTGGTTTTTTACTCATATTGCTCTTTATTATTACGCTTAAAATTGGGTATGTTTTTACAATTATAGCAGCCTTGATTATAGGATTGGCTTGTATTTTTTTCTTCTTTAAAAAACAACTAAAACGACTTCGAAAAACGACGCTAGCACTAACATCATTGGTTGCAGCTATTGGATTCATTTTAGCGGTAAATTATATATTTCACAATGTATTTCAGCAACATCACCGCGATCGTTTTACGCTAGTTTTGGGATTGGAAAAAGATCCTGCAAAGCTGGAAAAGATTCGGAAAACATTTGGTTTCAATACCAATCAATCTGAAATTGCGATAGGTTCTGGTGGTTTAAAAGGAAAAGGTTGGCAGAAAGGAACACGAACTAAAGGCGATTTTGTTCCTGAACAAGATACCGATTACATCTTTACAACTGTTGGTGAAGAATGGGGATTTATAGGAAGTTCGTTAGTTATTTTCCTATTTGTTGCGTTATTATTGCGAATTCTCCACAGAGCCGAACAGCAGAAATCTAAATTTAGTCGCGTGTATGGATATAGTGTCGCCGCGATTCTATTTTTCCACTTTGCCATTAATATTGGAATGGTTATTGGATTATTTCCAACGGTTGGAATTCCGCTGCCTTTCTTTAGTTATGGCGGTTCAGGACTTTGGGGATTTACTATTTTGCTCTTTATTTTTATTAAGCTAGACGCGAATCGGATTAATGAGTGGTAA